A genomic window from Canis lupus dingo isolate Sandy chromosome 13, ASM325472v2, whole genome shotgun sequence includes:
- the PUF60 gene encoding poly(U)-binding-splicing factor PUF60 isoform X4 codes for MATATIALQVNGQQGGGSEPAAAAAAVVAAGDKWKPPQGTDSIKMENGQSTAAKLGLPPLTPEQQEALQKAKKYAMEQSIKSVLVKQTIAHQQQQLTNLQMAAQRQRALAIMCRVYVGSIYYELGEDTIRQAFAPFGPIKSIDMSWDSVTMKHKGFAFVEYEVPEAAQLALEQMNSVMLGGRNIKVGRPSNIGQAQPIIDQLAEEARAFNRIYVASVHQDLSDDDIKSVFEAFGKIKSCTLARDPTTGKHKGYGFIEYEKAQSSQDAVSSMNLFDLGGQYLRVGKAVTPPMPLLTPATPGGLPPAAAVAAAAATAKITAQEAVAGAAVLGTLATPGLVSPALTLAQPLGALPQAVMAAQAPGVITGVTPARPPIPVTIPSVGVVNPILASPPTLGLLEPKKEKEEEELFPESERPEMLSEQEHMSISGSSARHMVMQKLLRKQESTVMVLRNMVDPKDIDDDLEGEVTEECGKFGAVNRVIIYQEKQGEEEDAEIIVKIFVEFSIASETHKAIQALNGRWFAGRKVVAEVYDQERFDNSDLSA; via the exons GGGACAGACTCCATCAAGATGGAGAACGGGCAGAGCACAGCCGCGAAGCTGGGACTGCCTCCTCTGACGCCTGAGCAGCAAGAGGCCCTCCAGAAG GCCAAGAAGTACGCCATGGAGCAGAGCATCAAGAGCGTGCTGGTGAAGCAGACCATCgcgcaccagcagcagcagctcaccAACCTGCAG ATGGCAGCTCAGCGGCAGCGGGCACTGGCCATCATGTGCCGGGTCTACGTGGGTTCCATCTACTATGAGCTCGGGGAAGACACCATCCGCCAGGCTTTTGCTCCCTTTGGACCCATCAAGAGCATTGACATGTCCTGGGACTCCGTCACCATGAAGCACAAG GGCTTTGCCTTTGTGGAGTACGAGGTCCCAGAAGCGGCACAGCTCGCCTTGGAGCAGATGAACTCAGTGATGTTAGGAGGCAGGAACATCAAG gtAGGGAGACCTAGCAACATAGGGCAGGCCCAGCCCATCATAGACCAGCTAGCTGAGGAGGCACGAGCCTTCAACCGCATCTACGTGGCTTCTGTGCACCAGGACCTTTCAGACGACGACATCAAGAGCGTATTTGAGGCCTTTGGCAAAATCAAATCCTGCACGCTCGCCCGGGACCCTACAACTGGCAAGCACAAGGGTTATGGTTTCATTG AGTATGAAAAGGCCCAGTCGTCCCAGGATGCCGTGTCTTCCATGAACCTTTTTGATCTGGGTGGCCAGTACTTGCGGGTGGGCAAGGCTGTCACACCCCCCATGCCCCTGCTTACACCTGCCACACCTGGAGGCCTCCCGCCTGCTGCTGCTGTGGCCGCGGCTGCAGCCACAGCCAAGATCACAGCTCAG GAAGCAGTGGCTGGTGCAGCGGTGCTGGGTACCCTGGCCACACCTGGATTGGTGTCCCCTGCACTGACTCTGGCCCAGCCTCTGGGGGCTTTACCCCAGGCTGTCATggctgcccaggccccaggagTCATCACAG GTGTGACCCCAGCCCGGCCTCCCATTCCGGTCACCATCCCTTCTGTGGGAGTGGTAAACCCCATCCTGGCCAGCCCCCCAACACTGGGCCTCCTGGAGcccaagaaggagaaggaagaagaggagctATTTCCCGAGTCCGAGCGGCCCGAGATGCTGAGCGAGCAGGAGCACATGAGCATCTCCGGCAGCAGCGCCCGCCACATGGTGATGCAGAAGCTGCTCCGCAAGCAGGAG TCCACAGTGATGGTTCTGCGCAACATGGTGGACCCCAAGGACATCGACGACGACCTGGAGGGGGAGGTGACCGAGGAGTGTGGCAAGTTTGGTGCTGTCAACCGCGTCATCATCTaccaggagaagcagggagaggaggaggatgcGGAGATCATTGTCAAGATTTTTGTGGAGTTCTCCATAGCCTCCGAGACTCACAAGGCCATCCAGGCCCTCAACGGGCGCTGGTTTGCTGGCCGCAAGGTGGTGGCTGAAGTATATGACCAGGAGCGTTTTGATAACAGTGACCTTTCTGCGTGA
- the PUF60 gene encoding poly(U)-binding-splicing factor PUF60 isoform X5 yields the protein MATATIALVNGQQGGGSEPAAAAAAVVAAGDKWKPPQGTDSIKMENGQSTAAKLGLPPLTPEQQEALQKAKKYAMEQSIKSVLVKQTIAHQQQQLTNLQMAAQRQRALAIMCRVYVGSIYYELGEDTIRQAFAPFGPIKSIDMSWDSVTMKHKGFAFVEYEVPEAAQLALEQMNSVMLGGRNIKVGRPSNIGQAQPIIDQLAEEARAFNRIYVASVHQDLSDDDIKSVFEAFGKIKSCTLARDPTTGKHKGYGFIEYEKAQSSQDAVSSMNLFDLGGQYLRVGKAVTPPMPLLTPATPGGLPPAAAVAAAAATAKITAQEAVAGAAVLGTLATPGLVSPALTLAQPLGALPQAVMAAQAPGVITGVTPARPPIPVTIPSVGVVNPILASPPTLGLLEPKKEKEEEELFPESERPEMLSEQEHMSISGSSARHMVMQKLLRKQESTVMVLRNMVDPKDIDDDLEGEVTEECGKFGAVNRVIIYQEKQGEEEDAEIIVKIFVEFSIASETHKAIQALNGRWFAGRKVVAEVYDQERFDNSDLSA from the exons GGGACAGACTCCATCAAGATGGAGAACGGGCAGAGCACAGCCGCGAAGCTGGGACTGCCTCCTCTGACGCCTGAGCAGCAAGAGGCCCTCCAGAAG GCCAAGAAGTACGCCATGGAGCAGAGCATCAAGAGCGTGCTGGTGAAGCAGACCATCgcgcaccagcagcagcagctcaccAACCTGCAG ATGGCAGCTCAGCGGCAGCGGGCACTGGCCATCATGTGCCGGGTCTACGTGGGTTCCATCTACTATGAGCTCGGGGAAGACACCATCCGCCAGGCTTTTGCTCCCTTTGGACCCATCAAGAGCATTGACATGTCCTGGGACTCCGTCACCATGAAGCACAAG GGCTTTGCCTTTGTGGAGTACGAGGTCCCAGAAGCGGCACAGCTCGCCTTGGAGCAGATGAACTCAGTGATGTTAGGAGGCAGGAACATCAAG gtAGGGAGACCTAGCAACATAGGGCAGGCCCAGCCCATCATAGACCAGCTAGCTGAGGAGGCACGAGCCTTCAACCGCATCTACGTGGCTTCTGTGCACCAGGACCTTTCAGACGACGACATCAAGAGCGTATTTGAGGCCTTTGGCAAAATCAAATCCTGCACGCTCGCCCGGGACCCTACAACTGGCAAGCACAAGGGTTATGGTTTCATTG AGTATGAAAAGGCCCAGTCGTCCCAGGATGCCGTGTCTTCCATGAACCTTTTTGATCTGGGTGGCCAGTACTTGCGGGTGGGCAAGGCTGTCACACCCCCCATGCCCCTGCTTACACCTGCCACACCTGGAGGCCTCCCGCCTGCTGCTGCTGTGGCCGCGGCTGCAGCCACAGCCAAGATCACAGCTCAG GAAGCAGTGGCTGGTGCAGCGGTGCTGGGTACCCTGGCCACACCTGGATTGGTGTCCCCTGCACTGACTCTGGCCCAGCCTCTGGGGGCTTTACCCCAGGCTGTCATggctgcccaggccccaggagTCATCACAG GTGTGACCCCAGCCCGGCCTCCCATTCCGGTCACCATCCCTTCTGTGGGAGTGGTAAACCCCATCCTGGCCAGCCCCCCAACACTGGGCCTCCTGGAGcccaagaaggagaaggaagaagaggagctATTTCCCGAGTCCGAGCGGCCCGAGATGCTGAGCGAGCAGGAGCACATGAGCATCTCCGGCAGCAGCGCCCGCCACATGGTGATGCAGAAGCTGCTCCGCAAGCAGGAG TCCACAGTGATGGTTCTGCGCAACATGGTGGACCCCAAGGACATCGACGACGACCTGGAGGGGGAGGTGACCGAGGAGTGTGGCAAGTTTGGTGCTGTCAACCGCGTCATCATCTaccaggagaagcagggagaggaggaggatgcGGAGATCATTGTCAAGATTTTTGTGGAGTTCTCCATAGCCTCCGAGACTCACAAGGCCATCCAGGCCCTCAACGGGCGCTGGTTTGCTGGCCGCAAGGTGGTGGCTGAAGTATATGACCAGGAGCGTTTTGATAACAGTGACCTTTCTGCGTGA